A stretch of Actinomycetota bacterium DNA encodes these proteins:
- a CDS encoding glycosyltransferase family 2 protein, with translation MGLPTISVVTPCLNARATIEQTLDSVASQDYPKIDHVIIDGGSTDGCVEVLEGRPGIRFISEPDRGLSDAVNKGFAMARGDVVGWLNADDPYLPGALEAVAATYQRNPSADWITGRCMIIDGDNRERRKAVTAYKNFMLDRYSYPLLLTNNFISAPASFVTRSAFERIGGCVESLRYAMDYDMWLKLGRLSPPVVVRQYLAAFRMIEGTLSMDNFPKQFREHAQLGADHGQGRPVVVATNRLVSRGIVGVYHAMRLARKARAGD, from the coding sequence CTGCCTCAACGCGCGGGCGACCATCGAGCAGACCCTGGACAGCGTTGCCTCGCAGGACTACCCGAAGATCGACCACGTCATCATCGACGGGGGGTCCACGGACGGATGTGTCGAGGTTCTGGAGGGGCGGCCCGGGATCCGATTCATCTCGGAACCGGACCGGGGGCTTTCGGACGCCGTGAACAAGGGGTTCGCGATGGCCCGCGGAGATGTCGTTGGGTGGCTCAACGCCGATGACCCGTACCTGCCAGGGGCCCTGGAAGCCGTCGCGGCCACCTACCAGCGGAACCCCTCTGCCGACTGGATCACCGGGCGCTGCATGATCATCGACGGCGACAACCGTGAGCGCCGGAAGGCCGTGACGGCCTACAAGAACTTCATGCTGGACCGGTACAGCTACCCTCTGCTCCTGACCAACAACTTCATCTCGGCACCGGCCAGTTTCGTCACCAGGAGCGCCTTTGAAAGGATCGGAGGGTGCGTCGAGAGCCTCCGGTACGCGATGGACTACGACATGTGGCTCAAGCTCGGGCGGCTCAGTCCGCCGGTGGTGGTCCGTCAGTACCTGGCGGCGTTCCGCATGATCGAGGGCACGTTGAGCATGGACAACTTTCCCAAGCAGTTCCGTGAGCACGCGCAGCTCGGCGCCGACCACGGACAGGGGCGGCCGGTGGTCGTGGCGACGAACCGTTTGGTCAGCCGCGGGATAGTCGGCGTCTACCACGCGATGCGGCTGGCCAGAAAGGCCAGGGCCGGTGACTAG